A genomic region of Salinibacterium sp. NK8237 contains the following coding sequences:
- a CDS encoding GntR family transcriptional regulator, translating into MAESWRRTPTESPVTFEIDTAASIPPFEQIKAQAIAQITSGELLAGTKLATVRQLATDLGIAPNTVARAYRELEADGFLHSRGRNGTVVKAQPGDAAALLQLEARAYANRAAELGISTDEAQRFVAIALKG; encoded by the coding sequence ATGGCTGAATCGTGGCGTCGCACACCGACCGAAAGTCCTGTCACTTTTGAGATCGACACCGCAGCATCCATTCCTCCGTTTGAGCAGATCAAAGCTCAGGCGATCGCCCAGATCACGAGCGGCGAGCTTCTCGCGGGCACCAAACTTGCGACGGTGCGTCAGCTTGCCACCGACCTCGGCATCGCCCCCAACACTGTGGCGCGGGCGTACCGCGAACTCGAGGCCGACGGTTTTCTGCACTCGCGCGGCCGCAACGGCACCGTCGTAAAGGCTCAACCCGGCGATGCCGCAGCGCTTCTCCAACTTGAGGCCAGGGCCTACGCCAACCGCGCAGCCGAGCTCGGCATCAGCACCGACGAAGCACAGCGCTTCGTCGCTATCGCCCTCAAGGGCTAG
- a CDS encoding 1-phosphofructokinase family hexose kinase, producing MASVTPPLSTTGRPIVTLTINPALDISTSTPRVIKDHKLRCGPSRIDPGGGGVNVARTIHKLGGDALAIYAAGGLTGATYQQLLETEGVPSLAVPIAGTTRESFTVDENDSGQQFRFVLQGPEFREAEWQRCLATLEAAIIPGGYVVASGSLPPGVPTDFYAQVARLAHQKGARSIIDTSGEALKDALAEGVYLVKPSLRELSELVGRELTTEQSEVDAAAELVARGSAQLVALTLGEAGAVLASASGVIRLPVPTVRVQSAVGAGDAFLGAFVWRLSQGQDPETAFRSAVAAGSATAAKPATEMCALAEVETLEKLLPVATRF from the coding sequence ATGGCATCCGTTACTCCCCCGCTGTCCACGACAGGGCGGCCCATCGTGACCCTGACGATCAACCCTGCGCTCGACATCAGCACGTCGACTCCACGGGTGATTAAGGATCACAAGCTGCGCTGTGGCCCCAGCCGCATCGACCCTGGCGGAGGCGGCGTGAATGTGGCGCGCACCATCCACAAACTCGGCGGGGACGCCCTTGCCATCTACGCGGCCGGTGGCCTCACGGGAGCCACCTATCAACAGTTGCTCGAGACAGAAGGCGTTCCCAGCCTCGCGGTGCCCATTGCTGGCACGACTCGGGAGAGCTTCACCGTTGACGAAAACGATTCGGGCCAACAGTTTCGGTTCGTGCTGCAGGGCCCAGAGTTTCGCGAAGCCGAGTGGCAACGCTGCCTTGCAACGCTAGAAGCAGCGATCATTCCCGGTGGCTATGTTGTGGCCAGCGGCAGTCTGCCGCCCGGAGTGCCGACAGATTTCTACGCTCAAGTGGCACGATTGGCGCACCAGAAGGGTGCACGCTCGATCATCGACACCTCTGGCGAAGCGCTCAAGGATGCCCTTGCCGAGGGCGTCTACCTCGTGAAACCGAGCTTGCGCGAACTGAGCGAACTTGTCGGCCGAGAACTCACCACCGAACAGAGTGAAGTGGATGCCGCCGCCGAGCTTGTCGCTCGCGGCTCTGCCCAACTCGTTGCTTTGACTCTTGGCGAGGCCGGCGCCGTGCTCGCCTCCGCCTCCGGCGTCATCCGGCTGCCAGTGCCCACGGTGCGGGTGCAGAGTGCTGTCGGTGCTGGCGATGCATTCCTGGGAGCGTTTGTGTGGCGACTGTCACAGGGGCAAGATCCTGAGACCGCGTTCCGCTCTGCGGTCGCTGCGGGAAGCGCAACCGCAGCTAAGCCGGCGACCGAGATGTGTGCCCTCGCCGAAGTGGAAACGCTCGAAAAACTGCTGCCGGTTGCGACTCGCTTCTAG
- a CDS encoding anaerobic C4-dicarboxylate transporter — MEIALFITQLLVVLGCIIMGTRSSGVGLGLWGGAGVAILVFGFRLAPGSPPVDALLIVLAIVLASSVMQVAGGIDWMVSIAATLIKKNPKQITLVAPLVSFVFAAGAGTSNILYPLLPIIQDLSYRNGIRPSRPLSLSVVATGIALACSPVSAAMAAMITLTDVSPFNYELIDIVKVTFPAAVVGIVATSFFVQRLGKDIADDPEIQAKIAAGTIPAPDGVQASGAKKTKRGTQLAPTPVQTAVTTSGRNAAIIFLLGVVAIVVFGLFKAIRPLDAAGDPVGMTPIIEIVMFVTGTVILLVSRPTIAAVPKTTVFRAGMVSAIALFGLAWLTDTFLGAHSEDIALTVGNAVQAAPWIFALGVFVVCVLTTSQSTATRTIVPIGLVSGIPLGLLSGMWAGAFAGIYLLPTNGSQIAAANFDATGSTKLGTKLYDHSFFVPSLLLAGTTIAAGALFGVLWG; from the coding sequence ATGGAGATCGCACTTTTCATCACACAATTGCTCGTAGTGCTCGGCTGCATCATCATGGGTACACGATCGAGCGGGGTCGGGCTCGGCCTTTGGGGCGGAGCAGGTGTTGCTATTCTTGTCTTTGGTTTCCGTCTAGCTCCTGGCTCGCCGCCCGTCGACGCCCTCCTCATCGTTCTCGCCATCGTGCTCGCATCCTCAGTGATGCAGGTTGCCGGTGGAATCGATTGGATGGTGTCAATCGCCGCTACTCTCATCAAGAAAAATCCGAAACAGATCACTCTTGTTGCCCCGCTTGTCTCCTTCGTATTTGCGGCCGGCGCCGGCACCTCGAACATCCTCTACCCGCTGCTGCCAATCATCCAAGACCTCTCCTACCGCAACGGCATCCGTCCTTCTCGACCGCTTTCGCTTTCCGTTGTCGCGACAGGAATCGCACTCGCTTGCAGCCCGGTCTCGGCAGCCATGGCAGCGATGATTACGCTCACCGACGTATCGCCCTTCAACTATGAGCTCATCGACATCGTCAAGGTCACCTTCCCGGCTGCGGTGGTCGGCATTGTTGCGACGAGCTTCTTCGTGCAGCGCCTCGGCAAGGACATTGCTGATGACCCCGAGATCCAGGCAAAGATCGCCGCCGGAACGATTCCTGCACCGGACGGGGTGCAGGCTAGTGGCGCAAAAAAGACGAAGCGTGGCACCCAGCTGGCACCCACCCCGGTTCAGACCGCTGTGACGACGTCCGGGAGAAATGCCGCGATTATTTTCCTTCTTGGCGTCGTGGCGATTGTCGTGTTTGGTCTTTTCAAGGCCATTCGGCCGTTGGATGCGGCTGGCGACCCCGTTGGGATGACGCCAATCATTGAGATCGTCATGTTTGTCACCGGCACGGTAATCCTGCTAGTTTCGCGTCCCACGATCGCCGCTGTACCCAAGACGACTGTTTTCCGGGCCGGGATGGTCTCCGCCATTGCTCTGTTCGGCTTGGCCTGGCTCACGGATACTTTCCTTGGCGCCCATTCCGAGGACATCGCCTTGACTGTTGGCAACGCCGTACAGGCGGCACCGTGGATCTTCGCGCTTGGCGTATTCGTGGTCTGCGTTCTCACCACGAGTCAGTCGACCGCGACTAGGACGATCGTGCCGATTGGTCTGGTTTCCGGGATCCCGCTCGGGCTACTCTCTGGCATGTGGGCGGGCGCCTTCGCTGGAATCTACTTGCTTCCTACCAACGGATCTCAGATCGCCGCGGCCAACTTTGATGCAACGGGGAGCACCAAGCTGGGCACCAAGCTTTATGATCACTCCTTCTTTGTGCCTTCGCTGCTGCTGGCAGGCACGACGATCGCTGCCGGAGCGCTGTTCGGCGTGCTCTGGGGATAA
- a CDS encoding N-formylglutamate amidohydrolase: protein MSDGASPTLIPAGTHFTAADITFYADPENRTLNEALSEADLLVSCPHSGAAIPEELSEFLAPEFTRRLQFDFSDVSTSAVVRRWAEIDPRIVYVENPHPRMIRDPNRAKPSDLAGSLAAALERVRAAGPYQPVDLSGVDAVRPVTFAFYPLLLVPQDEAQLRHLTDTFAAVAERGLGVYERTRDELRARFIAIKLEQARTSAQPHHFTALSFHDTMNHTAARDGAVCVARAPKDRLPQIVALSNRGDNEGDPRGDEPVTMAPVTLRRLADAHRTAFGAHSPSDVGLNIPYLGGQEIIDAAAHFERVREDAETAGLSLSAVQAEFLREYLLGENNTAILSQPGTGWVAPAPEHVDRVARACKAAWDSFHAR, encoded by the coding sequence ATGAGCGACGGCGCCTCCCCCACGTTAATCCCGGCGGGAACACACTTCACCGCAGCAGATATTACGTTTTACGCAGACCCTGAGAACCGAACGCTCAATGAGGCATTGAGCGAAGCTGATCTGCTGGTGAGCTGCCCCCACTCGGGCGCGGCGATCCCGGAGGAACTTTCCGAATTCCTTGCACCTGAGTTCACTCGCAGGCTCCAGTTTGACTTCAGTGACGTCTCGACGAGCGCCGTTGTGCGCCGCTGGGCAGAAATCGATCCTCGCATCGTCTATGTGGAGAACCCGCATCCGCGCATGATCCGCGACCCCAATCGCGCCAAACCGAGCGATCTCGCCGGCAGCCTCGCCGCCGCACTGGAGCGGGTGCGAGCAGCCGGACCGTATCAACCCGTCGATCTCAGCGGTGTGGATGCCGTGCGCCCCGTGACCTTCGCGTTCTATCCGCTGCTTCTCGTTCCGCAGGATGAGGCGCAGCTACGCCACCTCACTGACACCTTTGCGGCTGTCGCCGAACGCGGACTTGGCGTCTACGAACGCACCCGCGACGAGCTCCGGGCTCGTTTCATAGCGATCAAACTTGAGCAAGCGCGCACCTCCGCCCAACCCCATCACTTTACGGCGCTGTCCTTTCACGACACGATGAACCACACCGCCGCTAGGGATGGTGCCGTGTGCGTCGCGCGTGCGCCCAAGGATCGGTTGCCGCAGATAGTGGCGCTCTCCAACCGAGGTGATAACGAAGGCGACCCTCGCGGCGACGAGCCCGTCACGATGGCGCCGGTCACTCTTCGGCGGCTGGCAGATGCGCACCGCACAGCCTTTGGCGCACACTCACCCAGCGATGTCGGGCTCAACATCCCCTACCTCGGCGGTCAAGAAATCATCGACGCCGCGGCGCACTTCGAGCGCGTTAGGGAGGATGCGGAGACAGCCGGCCTTTCGCTCAGCGCCGTGCAGGCGGAGTTTTTGCGCGAATACCTGCTCGGCGAGAACAACACGGCGATCTTGTCGCAGCCGGGGACGGGCTGGGTTGCCCCCGCCCCGGAGCACGTCGACCGGGTTGCCCGGGCGTGCAAGGCAGCGTGGGATTCCTTCCACGCCAGGTAG
- a CDS encoding ClbS/DfsB family four-helix bundle protein translates to MAASTKEELVAVSAKEFDKLIRLLEQVDAEVALAKDADDTSIKDVIGHRAHWLELFFGWYAAGQDGRAVHIPAEGVKWNELKQYNAHLRAQQMQLGWEEATQLLHRRYDEFVAWIDSKSDAELYGRPMVGGNNNWTPGRWGEAAGPSHFRSASKYVRARLRS, encoded by the coding sequence ATGGCTGCATCGACAAAAGAAGAACTCGTCGCGGTCTCCGCTAAGGAGTTCGACAAACTAATTCGCCTACTCGAGCAGGTGGATGCCGAGGTTGCGCTCGCCAAGGATGCCGACGATACCTCTATCAAGGATGTGATCGGTCATCGAGCACACTGGCTTGAGTTGTTCTTCGGTTGGTACGCCGCCGGACAAGACGGCAGGGCCGTCCACATCCCCGCCGAGGGCGTGAAGTGGAACGAGCTAAAGCAGTACAACGCACACCTGCGTGCCCAACAGATGCAGCTGGGGTGGGAGGAAGCAACCCAGCTTCTGCACCGTCGCTATGACGAGTTTGTGGCTTGGATCGACAGCAAATCGGATGCCGAACTGTATGGTCGGCCGATGGTCGGCGGGAACAACAACTGGACCCCGGGGCGTTGGGGCGAAGCCGCTGGCCCCAGCCATTTTCGTTCGGCCTCAAAATACGTGCGGGCTCGCCTGCGCAGTTAG
- a CDS encoding GNAT family N-acetyltransferase, which translates to MNPRRRSTRVDVRPYRPADAAPTLAVFLSAVTITASADYSPQQIAAWARAEEREIPVWDQSMSARNSFVALVDGEIAGFSDVSSDGYIDMMFVSPQHSRQGVAAALLDFIEVIARERACPSLSANVSVTARPFFEKRGFQVEAEQHPVLNGVQLNNFRMSKSLGDVPQRPRQQVGAKREEGAR; encoded by the coding sequence ATGAACCCACGCCGGCGTTCGACTCGCGTCGACGTGCGCCCCTATCGGCCAGCGGATGCGGCGCCGACGCTGGCAGTGTTCCTTTCTGCGGTCACCATCACGGCATCCGCTGACTACTCGCCGCAGCAGATTGCGGCATGGGCGCGAGCAGAGGAACGCGAGATACCTGTCTGGGATCAGTCGATGAGCGCCCGCAACAGTTTCGTCGCCCTGGTCGACGGTGAGATAGCGGGCTTCTCGGATGTGAGCTCGGATGGCTACATCGACATGATGTTCGTTTCTCCCCAGCACTCGCGCCAGGGCGTCGCCGCTGCGCTACTCGACTTCATCGAGGTCATCGCCCGCGAGCGAGCGTGCCCGTCACTTTCCGCCAACGTGAGCGTCACCGCCCGGCCGTTCTTCGAGAAGCGGGGCTTCCAAGTGGAGGCCGAACAGCATCCCGTGCTGAACGGCGTTCAGCTGAACAACTTTCGGATGTCCAAGTCACTGGGCGACGTGCCTCAGCGCCCGCGCCAACAAGTAGGAGCGAAACGAGAAGAAGGAGCACGTTAG
- a CDS encoding ABC transporter permease subunit — MTNSTLEASPAAAGQRSTHLSFLRVVRSEWIKLRTLRSTVWSFAIIVLLTVGFGLLMTATIDTSAGPALDVETQKSFTVMVATLGVNFTQLVAAVLGVLIISGEYTTGMIRSTFAAVPKRLPALFAKALVLAVATFVVGLLSIALTALVTAPILASKGVEGQLLDGDVMRALVGGAGYLTLIALLAFGFGAILRNSAGGIATVLGLLLVVPTVLSILASVAQVAWLYNLSALLPSSAGSQMYAIGSDSAAGGPPLGGIADEVLTLDPTQGFLVLLAWVVVLLIAASALIKRRDA; from the coding sequence ATGACCAACTCCACCCTCGAGGCTTCCCCGGCCGCAGCAGGTCAACGCTCCACCCATTTGAGCTTCCTGCGCGTTGTGCGCTCCGAATGGATCAAGCTGCGCACGCTTCGCTCGACCGTGTGGTCGTTTGCGATCATCGTGCTGCTCACTGTCGGATTTGGCCTCCTCATGACAGCCACCATCGACACCTCGGCAGGCCCTGCCCTTGACGTCGAAACGCAGAAATCATTCACAGTGATGGTGGCAACGCTTGGCGTGAACTTCACGCAGCTTGTCGCCGCCGTGCTTGGTGTGCTCATCATTAGCGGTGAATACACGACGGGCATGATCCGTTCAACGTTCGCGGCGGTGCCCAAAAGATTGCCGGCCCTCTTTGCGAAAGCGCTAGTGCTGGCGGTAGCCACGTTCGTGGTCGGTCTCCTCTCAATCGCCCTCACAGCACTGGTCACCGCGCCGATACTTGCGAGCAAGGGCGTTGAAGGGCAGCTTCTGGATGGCGACGTGATGCGTGCTCTCGTAGGCGGCGCCGGTTACCTGACCCTCATTGCGCTTCTGGCTTTCGGTTTCGGTGCGATTCTACGTAACAGCGCTGGTGGCATTGCGACTGTGTTGGGACTACTCCTGGTGGTGCCCACCGTGCTCTCCATCCTCGCGAGCGTGGCGCAAGTGGCGTGGCTCTACAACCTTTCGGCGCTACTGCCGTCATCCGCTGGCAGCCAAATGTATGCCATCGGCAGCGACTCCGCCGCGGGCGGTCCGCCCCTCGGAGGGATCGCCGACGAAGTACTCACCCTCGATCCGACCCAGGGCTTCCTGGTGCTGCTCGCCTGGGTTGTTGTACTGCTCATCGCCGCATCCGCGCTCATTAAGCGTCGCGACGCCTAG
- a CDS encoding ABC transporter ATP-binding protein yields the protein MIEIQGLTKRYGAKTAVDNITATIRPGLVTGFLGPNGAGKSTTMRTIIGLDRPDSGSVTVNGKRYAQHHNPMHEVGALLDAKAIHTGRTAYNHLLAMAATHGIGKARVHEVIAMTGLESVAKKRVGGFSLGMGQRLGIAAALLGDPQTLILDEPVNGLDPEGVMWVRKLTRQLASEGRTIFLSSHLMSEMAQTADHLIVLGRGRIIADAPVGEILALATGTAVRVRTPQAADLANRLASGDVTVTRVEGDLLTIAGLASAQIGEVAAQAGIVLHELTPLSASLEDAYLELTQDDVEYHSEVSR from the coding sequence ATGATTGAAATTCAAGGATTGACCAAGAGGTATGGCGCCAAAACCGCCGTCGATAACATCACCGCGACCATCCGTCCCGGTCTCGTCACCGGCTTCCTCGGCCCGAATGGTGCCGGCAAGTCCACCACCATGCGCACCATCATCGGCCTCGACCGCCCCGATTCTGGCTCGGTTACCGTGAACGGCAAAAGGTACGCCCAACACCACAACCCCATGCACGAAGTGGGTGCATTGCTCGACGCCAAAGCAATCCACACCGGGCGCACCGCCTACAACCACCTTCTCGCCATGGCCGCCACCCACGGCATCGGCAAAGCACGCGTGCACGAAGTCATTGCGATGACCGGCCTCGAGTCTGTTGCCAAGAAGCGCGTCGGCGGCTTCTCGCTCGGCATGGGCCAGCGCCTCGGGATCGCCGCAGCGCTCCTCGGTGATCCCCAAACCCTGATCCTCGATGAGCCAGTAAACGGCCTCGACCCCGAAGGCGTCATGTGGGTGCGCAAGCTCACGAGACAACTCGCCTCAGAGGGCCGCACAATCTTCCTCTCCTCTCACCTCATGAGCGAGATGGCACAGACGGCCGACCATCTCATCGTGCTCGGGCGCGGTCGCATCATTGCGGATGCCCCCGTCGGCGAGATTTTGGCACTAGCAACCGGAACCGCAGTGCGGGTTCGCACGCCGCAGGCCGCTGACCTCGCCAACCGCCTCGCTAGCGGCGACGTCACCGTCACCAGAGTGGAGGGTGACCTTCTGACCATCGCCGGTCTGGCATCCGCCCAGATTGGTGAGGTCGCAGCACAAGCGGGCATCGTGCTTCACGAACTAACCCCACTGTCCGCCTCGCTAGAAGACGCCTACCTAGAGCTCACGCAAGACGACGTCGAATACCACTCGGAGGTTTCCCGATGA
- a CDS encoding PadR family transcriptional regulator, with protein MATEMREPTFWVLTVLMGGRRHGYALIEEARILSEGRVNLKVATLYASLDRLGHQGWVILDGDEVVDGRLRRYFRITDEGAARLESEVNRLEANARQARARLDKHRAARPATARLQSAT; from the coding sequence ATGGCAACTGAAATGCGAGAGCCGACGTTCTGGGTGTTAACCGTTCTGATGGGTGGGCGCCGACACGGCTACGCGCTGATCGAGGAGGCGCGCATCCTGTCTGAGGGCAGGGTCAACCTGAAGGTCGCGACTCTGTATGCCTCGCTTGATCGACTGGGGCATCAGGGCTGGGTGATTCTCGACGGAGACGAAGTTGTTGACGGGCGGTTGCGTCGGTACTTCCGGATCACCGATGAAGGTGCGGCGCGGCTCGAAAGTGAAGTGAATCGACTTGAGGCCAATGCGCGTCAAGCCCGCGCCCGTTTGGACAAGCACCGCGCCGCGAGGCCAGCCACCGCGCGTCTCCAGAGCGCGACCTAA
- a CDS encoding cell wall-binding repeat-containing protein, translating into MLLTQKNPPAEKRLALTTASAKKLLAVTSTALLAIGVSVTGALPATAAVAPVTEACAAVTQSPIATNQNAQGWTFTDTRAKGHAEFTTSGLHVWTEGTTSADKAAGYKAVDLALKNAGVPVVNFVSNSGGVPSLQLITDFDNDGTADGILVGEPSFYGSDFWVPNSAAAFVKDNAPDTSGGHGSAYHGTLDEWLVEFPDARVLQIGYSLGSGVLGDAVIESIEVGCVSYGFTSDDVYSTSSTITVDDSEIAPFEDSDPASASYNYETWHEGYNSNIVRAYSTETDGLHLGDGTPSQVMLGTPGAVTATELEALITSASIDVLEGKVTFQIPITYGTAANFTTLRSTSLVSSNEYHFDVTDKWVTSRPLKLANGSTFTPENPFTIADLVAFLGAQGNITLLGFGVQADSSAVVQDLVFNDTNYSFVPTSAVATTDHVVVAYDEIALNETPANYTTWHEGYANATKSFSVATDVLSFGSPSHSQILKGLETPVDGSDLYAQLTRHAAVTVDSGLVTYQVAFTHGTIGWGTMRSASLPAGEHTFNLSDPWKSSKNIGTAIVANTEYALGDILDALNDQGNAMGTAFGIQADHAAQVSSLTWGTAEYSFSLKVVAAAPAISGTAKVGETLTAQPKATTWLPSTGVTFTYQWKANGTAISGATGSTYNVAAAELGKKISVTVTGSLAGYTSAAATSPTTSSVVNDRIVVSRLSGSDRYATAAEIAQEWDSASVVYIATGTGFADALSASSAAAYKDAPLLLTDPKSLSAATKAELQRLKPSKIIIVGGSGAVSNSVKSSLQALSFNPSVSRIGGSDRYETSRLLVKATFPASAVTTAYVANGSDFPDALTATPAAANFGGPVVLIPGNASKVDAATVTLLKSLGVTSVKIAGGSGAVSSAILTNLKTNFSTVKRNSGSDRYATAVAINANEFSSASTVYLATGSGFADALAGAALAGSQKAPLFITPSNCVPQSVLTAITNLDNPKVVLLGGTGVLTSSVASLKVCS; encoded by the coding sequence ATGTTGTTGACCCAAAAAAATCCGCCTGCCGAAAAACGGCTAGCCCTCACGACGGCGAGCGCGAAGAAGCTCCTTGCCGTCACTTCCACAGCGCTGTTGGCGATCGGAGTTTCTGTAACGGGTGCGCTGCCAGCCACCGCAGCAGTCGCGCCCGTCACGGAGGCGTGCGCTGCGGTAACCCAGAGCCCTATTGCTACCAACCAGAACGCTCAGGGTTGGACCTTTACCGACACTCGCGCTAAGGGCCACGCCGAGTTCACAACCAGTGGCCTCCATGTGTGGACTGAAGGTACGACCTCCGCTGACAAAGCTGCCGGCTACAAGGCGGTTGATCTTGCACTGAAGAATGCCGGAGTGCCGGTGGTCAACTTTGTGTCGAACTCGGGTGGCGTTCCTAGCCTCCAGCTCATCACGGACTTCGACAACGATGGCACTGCGGATGGAATCTTGGTCGGCGAACCATCGTTTTACGGCAGCGATTTCTGGGTGCCGAACAGCGCGGCAGCTTTCGTTAAAGACAACGCCCCCGACACTTCGGGCGGTCACGGGAGCGCCTACCACGGCACACTCGATGAGTGGCTCGTTGAATTCCCCGATGCTCGCGTACTGCAGATCGGCTACAGCCTCGGTTCGGGCGTTCTGGGCGATGCCGTAATCGAATCGATCGAAGTCGGGTGCGTGAGCTACGGCTTCACTTCCGATGATGTGTATTCGACTTCCAGCACCATTACCGTTGACGACTCCGAGATTGCACCGTTCGAGGATTCCGATCCCGCATCCGCCAGCTACAACTACGAGACCTGGCATGAGGGCTACAACAGCAACATTGTGCGGGCCTACTCGACCGAGACTGATGGACTGCACCTGGGTGATGGCACTCCGTCGCAGGTGATGCTGGGAACCCCTGGCGCTGTTACCGCCACAGAGCTCGAAGCACTGATCACGAGTGCAAGCATTGACGTTCTTGAGGGGAAGGTGACTTTCCAGATTCCCATTACGTATGGCACCGCCGCGAACTTCACGACGCTTCGCTCAACCTCGTTGGTGTCCAGCAACGAATATCACTTTGATGTGACTGACAAGTGGGTTACCTCTCGACCACTCAAGCTGGCTAACGGCTCGACGTTCACCCCCGAGAACCCTTTCACCATCGCGGACCTCGTCGCCTTCCTTGGCGCTCAAGGGAACATCACCCTGCTGGGCTTCGGCGTGCAGGCAGATAGTTCGGCTGTCGTTCAGGACTTGGTCTTCAACGACACGAACTACAGCTTCGTACCTACCTCTGCGGTGGCGACCACTGATCACGTTGTGGTCGCGTACGACGAGATTGCGCTCAATGAGACCCCAGCGAACTACACCACTTGGCATGAGGGCTATGCCAATGCGACTAAGTCCTTCTCCGTTGCGACTGACGTGCTTTCGTTCGGCAGCCCGTCACACTCTCAGATTCTTAAGGGTCTAGAGACTCCGGTTGACGGCAGCGACCTCTACGCGCAACTCACCCGCCACGCTGCGGTGACCGTGGATAGTGGCCTCGTCACCTACCAGGTTGCTTTCACGCACGGAACTATCGGCTGGGGAACCATGCGTTCCGCAAGCCTGCCCGCCGGAGAACACACGTTCAACCTCAGTGATCCGTGGAAGTCGAGCAAAAACATCGGCACTGCAATTGTGGCGAACACTGAGTACGCGCTCGGCGACATCCTCGATGCTCTGAACGATCAAGGCAATGCGATGGGCACGGCCTTCGGCATTCAGGCCGATCACGCTGCACAGGTATCGAGCCTGACGTGGGGAACCGCTGAGTACAGCTTCAGCCTCAAGGTAGTTGCCGCCGCCCCTGCGATCTCCGGAACCGCGAAGGTTGGTGAGACGCTCACGGCGCAGCCGAAAGCTACTACCTGGTTGCCATCCACTGGCGTGACGTTCACGTACCAGTGGAAAGCAAACGGCACCGCAATTTCGGGAGCAACCGGCTCGACATACAACGTCGCGGCAGCTGAGCTTGGCAAGAAGATCTCGGTCACTGTCACTGGCTCCCTCGCGGGCTACACCAGCGCAGCCGCGACGTCGCCGACAACGAGCTCCGTAGTCAACGACCGCATTGTCGTTTCACGCCTCTCCGGCTCCGACCGCTACGCGACTGCTGCTGAGATTGCTCAAGAGTGGGACAGCGCTTCCGTTGTCTACATTGCGACAGGCACCGGTTTTGCGGATGCTCTGAGCGCAAGCTCTGCTGCCGCCTACAAGGATGCACCGCTGCTGCTGACTGACCCGAAGTCTCTGTCGGCCGCGACTAAAGCAGAACTACAGCGATTGAAGCCGAGCAAGATCATTATCGTCGGAGGAAGCGGGGCCGTCTCGAACAGTGTGAAGTCGAGCCTTCAGGCGCTGTCGTTCAATCCGTCGGTGAGTCGCATCGGCGGCAGTGACCGTTACGAGACATCGCGACTGTTGGTAAAAGCAACGTTCCCGGCCTCAGCCGTGACCACCGCTTATGTTGCCAACGGTAGCGACTTCCCCGATGCGCTCACAGCAACCCCTGCTGCCGCCAACTTCGGCGGCCCAGTCGTGCTGATTCCTGGCAACGCGAGCAAGGTTGACGCGGCAACGGTAACGCTGTTGAAGTCTCTGGGAGTGACCTCGGTGAAGATCGCCGGCGGCAGTGGTGCGGTCTCTAGCGCCATCCTGACCAACCTGAAGACGAACTTCTCGACCGTCAAGCGCAACAGTGGTTCCGACCGCTATGCGACCGCAGTTGCGATCAATGCGAACGAGTTCTCATCAGCGAGCACCGTCTATCTCGCTACAGGCTCCGGGTTTGCGGATGCTCTCGCCGGTGCCGCTCTCGCAGGATCGCAAAAGGCTCCGCTCTTCATCACTCCATCAAATTGCGTGCCGCAGTCAGTCCTGACAGCGATCACCAATCTCGACAACCCGAAGGTAGTACTGCTCGGTGGCACGGGAGTGCTCACCTCGTCAGTGGCAAGCCTGAAGGTCTGCAGCTAA